In uncultured Methanobacterium sp., a genomic segment contains:
- a CDS encoding DUF371 domain-containing protein, which produces MEYTFKAKGHQNVTSKHKTTFEVTQDAEIGLAADCIVGVSSNVSLNDLPIKMREAIQNEKTEIKIVLKTENAEDVIRGYGHPALTLDHPTDMVCRKSDYTCSRTLMINADKAAVDLDGDLIDELASGKTLKITIIV; this is translated from the coding sequence ATGGAATACACATTCAAGGCCAAAGGACATCAAAACGTGACATCTAAACATAAAACCACATTCGAAGTAACCCAGGACGCCGAAATTGGATTGGCAGCAGATTGTATTGTGGGAGTATCATCTAATGTATCATTAAATGATCTTCCCATCAAGATGCGAGAGGCCATTCAGAATGAAAAAACAGAAATCAAGATTGTTCTTAAAACAGAAAATGCTGAAGATGTTATTAGGGGATACGGACATCCTGCACTGACTCTAGATCATCCCACTGACATGGTATGCCGTAAGAGTGATTATACTTGCAGTCGCACCCTGATGATAAATGCGGACAAGGCAGCAGTTGATCTGGATGGTGATTTAATAGACGAACTTGCCTCTGGAAAAACATTAAAGATTACTATAATTGTCTGA
- a CDS encoding MBL fold metallo-hydrolase, protein MKIKCVVDNRAGLKSNLYAEHGFSLLVEENDTNFMVDTGQTPIVLKNNMDLMGITAVDGVLMSHGHNDHTGGISAIKDTMGINGAKTKFYMHPDVLGQKYALLDGKQRYIGFPTSIDVETLNLEWISENTRISDDMWIFNQVEDHSGFEPIPEYLKVMENGKCSPDQFQDELNLVIKTEKGLVVISGCAHKGIVNILNSVSEYFKDDIYGVIGGSHLMDAPRERTRKTVESFKKLNPEIIALGHCTGFNALCLFRREFRDKFIPLESGAQILI, encoded by the coding sequence ATGAAGATCAAATGTGTAGTAGATAACAGGGCAGGGCTCAAATCAAATTTATATGCCGAGCATGGCTTTTCCTTATTGGTGGAAGAAAATGATACCAATTTTATGGTAGATACTGGACAAACACCAATTGTCTTGAAGAATAACATGGATCTCATGGGAATCACAGCAGTGGATGGGGTACTGATGAGTCATGGTCACAACGACCACACAGGAGGTATTTCAGCAATTAAAGATACTATGGGTATTAATGGTGCTAAAACCAAATTTTACATGCATCCTGATGTATTGGGTCAGAAATATGCATTATTAGATGGTAAACAACGTTATATTGGTTTCCCCACAAGTATTGATGTAGAAACTCTTAACCTGGAATGGATCAGTGAAAATACAAGAATCAGTGATGATATGTGGATTTTCAACCAGGTTGAAGATCATTCTGGTTTTGAACCAATACCTGAATATTTGAAGGTTATGGAAAATGGAAAGTGTTCGCCCGATCAATTTCAGGATGAATTAAACCTGGTAATTAAAACTGAAAAGGGACTGGTTGTAATTTCTGGATGCGCCCATAAAGGTATTGTTAACATATTGAATTCGGTCAGTGAATACTTTAAGGATGATATATATGGGGTTATTGGAGGATCACATCTCATGGATGCTCCTCGAGAGAGGACTCGAAAGACAGTAGAATCTTTTAAAAAATTAAACCCTGAAATTATTGCCCTGGGGCATTGCACAGGTTTTAATGCTTTATGTTTATTTAGAAGAGAATTTAGGGATAAATTCATTCCACTGGAGTCGGGTGCACAAATCTTGATCTAA
- a CDS encoding GIY-YIG nuclease family protein: protein MVKKTILKGTYCLLINLNQNQSLKIGKKGDIQFKKGCYIYVGSALNSLEGRIRRHLRQNKKMHWHVDYLLDSPNTQVTDVFYIDDGIKHECNLAAQIAPKSEAINGFGCSDCKCPAHLFYFQNESQATLNCLEGFKKLKLEVKTREDLDLIRVTEIL, encoded by the coding sequence ATGGTTAAAAAAACTATTTTAAAGGGAACTTACTGTCTTTTAATAAATTTAAACCAAAACCAATCCCTAAAAATTGGAAAAAAAGGAGATATCCAGTTTAAAAAGGGATGTTACATCTACGTGGGGTCTGCCCTTAACTCATTGGAGGGTAGGATCAGAAGACACCTTCGGCAAAATAAAAAGATGCACTGGCACGTTGATTACCTTCTGGACAGTCCCAACACTCAAGTAACAGATGTATTTTACATTGATGATGGTATTAAACATGAGTGTAATCTAGCGGCCCAAATAGCTCCGAAAAGTGAGGCAATAAATGGTTTTGGTTGTTCTGATTGCAAATGCCCTGCACATTTATTCTATTTTCAAAATGAGTCCCAGGCCACTTTAAACTGCCTGGAAGGGTTTAAAAAATTAAAATTAGAGGTTAAAACCCGTGAAGATCTGGATTTAATTAGAGTTACTGAAATCCTCTGA
- the cfbC gene encoding Ni-sirohydrochlorin a,c-diamide reductive cyclase ATP-dependent reductase subunit, with protein sequence MSKSKHIAIYGKGGIGKSTIVSNLAASYSEEKSVLVIGCDPKADTTRTLVGRRIPTILDILKEKKGAQEEDVLFQGYGNVMCVESGGPEPGVGCAGRGVIVAMKLLENLEVFSQDPEVIIYDVLGDVVCGGFAVPLRENFADEVYIVTSGEYMALYAANNISKGIKKLKSNLGGIICNCRGINREMEIVEEFTHRIGSKVIGVIPRSELVQESEIDAKTVMEKFPESEQAQKYRKLSSSILDNQDFVIPEPMGADEFDEFFRGFQ encoded by the coding sequence ATGAGTAAGAGCAAGCACATTGCCATTTATGGTAAGGGAGGTATTGGTAAATCCACCATTGTCTCCAACCTGGCAGCATCCTACTCAGAAGAAAAAAGCGTTCTGGTAATTGGTTGCGACCCCAAGGCAGACACCACCCGAACCCTGGTGGGGAGGAGAATCCCCACCATCCTAGACATCTTAAAAGAAAAAAAGGGTGCCCAAGAGGAGGATGTCCTCTTCCAGGGATACGGTAATGTGATGTGCGTAGAAAGTGGAGGCCCTGAACCTGGTGTGGGCTGTGCAGGGAGGGGTGTTATCGTGGCCATGAAGCTCCTGGAGAACCTGGAGGTCTTCAGCCAAGACCCTGAAGTTATTATCTATGATGTACTGGGGGATGTGGTCTGCGGAGGATTCGCAGTACCTCTCAGGGAGAACTTTGCCGATGAAGTTTACATCGTAACTTCTGGAGAGTACATGGCTCTATACGCAGCTAACAACATCTCCAAGGGCATAAAAAAGCTTAAAAGTAACCTGGGTGGAATCATCTGCAACTGCAGGGGTATCAACAGGGAGATGGAGATCGTGGAAGAATTCACTCACCGTATTGGGAGTAAGGTTATAGGGGTGATCCCCCGCAGTGAACTGGTTCAGGAAAGTGAAATTGATGCCAAAACAGTTATGGAAAAGTTCCCAGAATCAGAACAGGCACAGAAATACCGTAAACTTTCATCCTCCATTTTAGATAACCAGGACTTTGTTATCCCTGAACCCATGGGTGCTGATGAATTCGATGAATTTTTCAGAGGATTTCAGTAA
- a CDS encoding CBS domain-containing protein, with amino-acid sequence MMKIQDAMEKEVIKFQVDDRIVDVAGSLRENKISGAPVINKEGQLVGIISEGDIMRLLEVHSPHIRLILPSPLDLIELPVRMKYEMDEIAEDMNKAASLLIGEIMTKKVVTINPDSDISDAAQLMDTHDVKRLPVVDSDGKMVGIITRGDIIGAMVRG; translated from the coding sequence ATGATGAAAATTCAAGATGCCATGGAAAAAGAAGTAATCAAATTCCAAGTGGACGATCGCATCGTTGATGTGGCTGGAAGCCTACGTGAAAACAAGATCAGTGGAGCACCAGTGATAAATAAGGAAGGCCAGCTGGTAGGAATCATCAGTGAAGGTGATATCATGCGACTCCTGGAAGTTCACTCCCCCCACATCAGACTGATCCTGCCATCGCCACTGGACTTAATCGAACTCCCAGTACGTATGAAATATGAGATGGATGAAATAGCAGAAGACATGAACAAGGCTGCTTCTCTACTTATCGGTGAAATTATGACCAAAAAAGTGGTTACCATCAACCCGGATTCAGATATTAGTGATGCTGCCCAGCTCATGGACACCCACGATGTTAAACGACTACCAGTTGTGGATTCTGATGGAAAAATGGTGGGCATAATCACCAGGGGAGATATTATCGGAGCCATGGTGAGGGGATGA
- a CDS encoding MarR family transcriptional regulator: MKMETMLDDLLIYFPIFYQKVRTSKDFKEKQTSAAYYQIMGLLMDQGSLPISVIGDYLYISRPNMTSHIDKLVLDGMVERKGDEKDRRITLISITPEGMDFMKKARVKVEENMLINLSSLSDAEMEELFTAVKTIKKLLFKIKDVKTE, from the coding sequence ATGAAAATGGAAACAATGTTGGATGATCTTTTAATTTATTTCCCCATCTTTTATCAGAAGGTTCGCACTTCAAAGGATTTTAAGGAAAAACAAACTTCAGCGGCCTACTACCAGATCATGGGGCTGTTAATGGATCAGGGTAGCCTTCCCATATCAGTTATTGGTGATTATTTGTATATCTCCCGACCTAACATGACCTCTCACATTGATAAACTGGTCTTAGATGGGATGGTGGAACGTAAAGGGGATGAAAAAGACAGAAGGATAACTTTGATCTCTATTACTCCTGAAGGGATGGATTTCATGAAAAAAGCTCGGGTTAAAGTTGAGGAAAACATGTTGATTAATCTCTCTTCCCTGAGTGATGCTGAAATGGAAGAACTCTTCACGGCAGTAAAAACCATTAAAAAACTCTTATTTAAAATAAAGGACGTTAAAACTGAATAA
- a CDS encoding MDR family MFS transporter translates to MINKDINVNNGSSGGKLAPGEVKVLMAGLMISLLVGALDNSIMSTAMPQVISSLGGMAYYVWPFTIYLLCSTMAIILSGKLSDIYGRKRILVSGIALFIAASTLCGFAGDMLQLTFFRGIQGIGGGILMTIPFIVVAEVFPPRQRGKYAGILSSVFGLANVLGPVLGGVITGFMGWRWVFFINIPVGIAAIYILRSYFPHMEEVVKERIIDYGGIITLTAALSSLFLALTFIKDPAVPQSLLATLFIFTGVMIAAFAYVEKRSREPILPLHLFKNSIFNVSAVAMFLASAVMFCGIIYLPLFMQGVQNLSPAYSGVLITPMLLSLTFSSIIAGQIISKTGTYKKLAVVSFVLLTGGMALLSTMGTGTGILEVVIYSAILGAGTGMTYPIFNVAVQNAVSKREIAVGTASMQFFRNIGATVALPIFGVIVNLTINMDINMATKIPANLMNLAVHNVYLTGLVISIMGLIACLFLKDAVLSNRMEGETPSKELKNSNNDKMELGEKAK, encoded by the coding sequence ATGATTAATAAAGATATTAATGTTAACAATGGTAGTTCGGGTGGAAAATTAGCACCTGGCGAGGTAAAAGTCCTCATGGCAGGGCTGATGATCAGCCTTCTGGTGGGTGCCTTGGATAACTCCATCATGAGTACGGCCATGCCACAAGTCATAAGTAGCCTGGGAGGTATGGCTTACTATGTATGGCCCTTCACCATTTACTTGCTATGTTCAACCATGGCCATAATACTTTCAGGAAAGCTTTCAGATATCTATGGTCGTAAGCGGATCCTGGTCTCAGGTATTGCATTATTTATAGCTGCTTCAACTCTTTGTGGTTTTGCAGGAGACATGTTGCAACTCACCTTCTTCCGGGGAATTCAGGGAATTGGTGGTGGAATACTCATGACCATACCATTCATAGTGGTTGCTGAAGTGTTCCCACCCCGCCAAAGGGGAAAATATGCAGGAATCCTCTCATCAGTATTTGGCCTAGCCAACGTCCTGGGACCAGTACTGGGAGGAGTTATCACTGGTTTCATGGGATGGAGATGGGTATTTTTCATCAACATACCAGTGGGTATAGCTGCCATCTACATCCTTCGCTCCTACTTCCCACACATGGAAGAGGTGGTCAAGGAGAGGATAATAGACTACGGTGGAATAATCACATTAACTGCAGCTTTAAGTTCTCTGTTTTTGGCGTTAACTTTCATCAAGGACCCGGCTGTACCTCAATCACTCCTGGCAACCCTTTTCATATTCACAGGAGTTATGATTGCTGCCTTTGCCTATGTGGAGAAAAGATCAAGGGAACCCATATTACCCCTTCATTTATTTAAAAACTCCATTTTCAATGTTTCAGCAGTAGCCATGTTCTTAGCCAGTGCAGTTATGTTTTGTGGAATTATTTACCTGCCCCTTTTCATGCAGGGTGTTCAAAATTTAAGCCCTGCCTATTCCGGGGTGTTAATAACTCCCATGCTTCTAAGCTTGACATTTTCATCAATTATTGCCGGACAGATAATCTCCAAGACCGGTACCTATAAGAAATTGGCAGTAGTGTCATTCGTACTCCTGACTGGAGGTATGGCCTTGCTTTCAACCATGGGAACTGGTACAGGTATCCTGGAAGTGGTAATTTACTCGGCAATACTAGGGGCAGGTACTGGTATGACCTATCCCATATTCAACGTGGCAGTGCAGAATGCAGTATCCAAACGGGAAATAGCAGTGGGAACTGCATCCATGCAGTTTTTTAGGAACATTGGAGCCACAGTTGCTTTACCCATATTTGGGGTGATAGTGAATCTAACCATAAACATGGACATCAACATGGCCACTAAAATTCCGGCAAATCTCATGAATCTGGCTGTGCACAATGTATACCTGACTGGATTGGTTATAAGTATAATGGGACTCATAGCCTGCCTGTTCCTCAAAGATGCTGTTTTGAGTAATCGAATGGAAGGAGAAACTCCTTCAAAGGAGTTAAAAAACAGTAATAATGATAAAATGGAACTCGGGGAAAAGGCCAAATAA
- a CDS encoding peptidase U32 family protein codes for MVELLAPARDFAALESALKNGADAVYIGLEDYNMRAHTANFALNNLADAVERCHHQGARLYVCTNTVMRDSDINHLKTVLPKIKASGADAIIASDLGVLKIAREEDVDVHLSVQANISNLESLKLLHELGVKRVILSRELSLNEIKELSSESPIEVEVFIHGAMCLAISGRCFLSSYLYQKNANCGECLQPCRKEWKLICQDENGVSPGSEEDNEIIDDNEIKENNGISVSLGNTQANEPGDGGFKSHILSPRDLCMVEHIGELIDAGISSFKIEGRARPADYVATVTRVYREAIDSYENGEWKFQDRWLDELKKVYNRGFDTGFYFQTPYKTSSYNQATHSKQDIGEVVNYYSKVKAAEIRLWNPLEVGDEIIIQGPTTGSIIQKVKSMQIMGKNIEKSEGNENVGIFVEDKVRPGDLVYRRVERIE; via the coding sequence ATGGTCGAATTACTGGCACCGGCCCGGGACTTTGCAGCCTTGGAATCCGCCTTGAAAAATGGGGCAGATGCAGTTTACATAGGGTTAGAAGATTATAACATGCGCGCCCACACTGCAAACTTCGCCTTAAATAACCTGGCTGATGCTGTGGAACGTTGCCATCATCAGGGGGCTCGTCTTTATGTCTGCACCAACACTGTCATGCGAGATAGTGATATAAATCATCTGAAAACTGTTTTACCAAAAATTAAAGCTTCAGGAGCCGATGCTATAATCGCCTCAGACCTGGGAGTTCTTAAGATTGCCAGGGAGGAGGATGTTGATGTTCACCTGAGTGTTCAAGCTAACATATCCAATTTGGAATCTTTAAAACTCCTCCATGAACTGGGAGTTAAAAGGGTGATTTTATCCCGAGAACTATCCTTAAATGAGATAAAAGAACTCAGCAGTGAAAGTCCCATTGAAGTAGAGGTTTTTATCCACGGAGCCATGTGTCTGGCCATCTCCGGGAGATGTTTTTTAAGTTCCTACCTTTACCAAAAGAATGCCAACTGCGGGGAGTGTCTGCAACCCTGCAGGAAGGAATGGAAACTTATATGTCAGGATGAAAATGGAGTTTCTCCAGGTTCAGAAGAGGATAATGAAATAATAGATGATAATGAGATAAAAGAGAATAATGGAATCTCAGTTAGTTTAGGAAATACTCAAGCAAACGAACCGGGGGATGGTGGATTTAAAAGCCATATTTTAAGTCCACGTGATCTTTGCATGGTGGAACACATCGGTGAACTTATAGATGCTGGCATTTCTTCATTTAAGATCGAAGGCAGGGCCAGACCTGCGGATTATGTGGCCACAGTAACCAGGGTTTACAGGGAAGCAATTGATTCCTATGAGAATGGTGAGTGGAAATTCCAGGACCGCTGGTTAGATGAACTTAAGAAAGTATACAATCGTGGCTTTGATACTGGATTCTACTTCCAAACTCCTTACAAAACCAGTAGCTACAACCAGGCCACTCACTCTAAACAAGACATAGGTGAAGTGGTTAATTATTATTCTAAAGTGAAAGCTGCGGAGATAAGGCTTTGGAACCCCCTGGAAGTGGGTGATGAAATTATAATACAGGGACCAACCACTGGCTCTATTATTCAAAAGGTAAAATCAATGCAGATAATGGGGAAAAACATTGAAAAATCAGAAGGAAACGAGAATGTGGGAATCTTCGTTGAAGATAAAGTCAGACCCGGAGATCTGGTTTACCGGCGTGTTGAAAGAATAGAATAA
- the purF gene encoding amidophosphoribosyltransferase, whose amino-acid sequence MQDKCGIVGAYSHNKSHNISREIYYGLYALQHRGQESAGISAHNGEEMRTYRGMGLVCDVFNNGNIEGLDGNVGIGHVRYSTTGESQIQNSQPFISKFDMGNIAIAHNGDIINSMELRRDLEKEGIKFQSSTDSEVICHLLTREYSKNHDMVESIKNVSKKLIGSYSLVLLVNDDLMVVRDPIGIKPLSLGQKEGITMVASETVAFDVVGAEYIRDVDPGEILLINDEVHSFKIPKAPGTPRAHCMFEYVYFARPDSILDGKVVYRVRKNIGKSLFKEHPVEADVVIPVPDSAITAAIGYSRASGIPYGEGLIKNRYIGRTFIMPTQEERETSVKLKMNPIRSELEGKSIVLVDDSIVRGTTSKALVNVLREAGVKEIHLRVGSPPITSPCYYGIAMATRKELIASDKKVEKIRETLGVDSLGYLSIDSLVECIGIKRNELCLGCLTGEYPTELPADIDEYESCRC is encoded by the coding sequence GTGCAGGATAAATGTGGTATTGTAGGTGCTTATTCTCATAATAAGTCCCATAACATTTCTAGAGAAATATATTACGGTTTATATGCTTTACAACACCGTGGACAAGAATCTGCAGGCATATCCGCCCATAATGGTGAGGAAATGCGTACCTACCGAGGTATGGGTCTGGTCTGCGACGTTTTCAACAACGGCAACATCGAAGGATTGGATGGGAATGTAGGAATAGGCCATGTACGTTACTCTACAACAGGTGAATCACAAATTCAGAATTCCCAGCCATTTATAAGCAAATTTGACATGGGAAACATTGCAATAGCTCACAACGGAGATATTATTAACTCCATGGAACTCAGGAGGGATCTGGAGAAAGAAGGAATAAAATTCCAATCATCTACTGATTCTGAAGTAATCTGCCACCTTTTAACCAGGGAGTACTCCAAAAACCATGACATGGTAGAATCCATTAAAAATGTTTCCAAAAAATTAATTGGTTCCTACTCACTGGTTCTACTGGTTAACGATGACCTGATGGTGGTAAGAGACCCAATCGGCATCAAACCATTATCCCTGGGACAAAAAGAAGGAATTACCATGGTTGCCTCAGAAACCGTTGCTTTTGATGTGGTAGGGGCAGAATACATCCGTGACGTGGACCCAGGGGAAATACTGCTTATCAATGATGAAGTGCATAGCTTCAAAATCCCCAAAGCCCCAGGTACACCCCGCGCCCATTGCATGTTTGAATACGTTTATTTCGCCCGTCCGGACAGTATACTGGATGGGAAGGTTGTTTACAGGGTACGGAAGAACATTGGCAAATCCTTATTTAAGGAACACCCCGTGGAGGCAGATGTGGTTATACCCGTTCCGGATTCAGCTATTACTGCAGCCATAGGTTACTCCCGTGCTTCAGGAATTCCCTACGGGGAAGGACTGATCAAAAACCGTTATATAGGACGTACTTTCATCATGCCCACCCAGGAAGAGCGTGAAACATCCGTAAAACTGAAAATGAATCCAATACGGTCTGAGCTAGAGGGTAAAAGCATAGTGCTGGTGGATGACAGTATAGTGCGAGGAACTACATCTAAAGCCCTGGTGAACGTGCTTCGTGAAGCAGGAGTGAAAGAGATCCATTTACGTGTAGGATCACCACCCATAACCTCCCCCTGTTACTATGGTATTGCCATGGCCACCCGTAAAGAACTCATAGCATCAGATAAAAAGGTGGAAAAGATAAGGGAAACCCTGGGTGTTGATTCACTGGGATATCTCAGTATAGACTCCCTGGTGGAATGTATTGGAATCAAGAGGAATGAACTTTGTTTGGGATGCCTCACTGGAGAATATCCAACAGAGTTACCAGCTGATATTGATGAATATGAATCCTGCAGGTGTTAA